In Saprospiraceae bacterium, the sequence GTGTTATTTTGGATTAATAATTTGCAGCGTTATAAATGATTGATTGTTAAAAAGGAGGTATTTTTTACTATACAAACATTGGAGTTGCCAGATATTGTATCTTTATAAAACATAATTTTAAATTATTTTAACATGGCAATGTATAAATTAGATATCAACGGACAAAAGTATTCCGTCGATGTAGCTGAAGATACTCCACTACTTTGGGTATTGAGAGATCATCTGGATCTGACCGGAACTAAATATGGATGTGGCATCGCCAAGTGCGGGGCATGCACCGTACATATTAATGGGGTAGCCAGCCGATCTTGCGTATTACCTGTATCGGTATTGAGCAATGCGAAGATCATTACCATTGAAGGATTGTCAGCCAATGGTGATCACCCGGTGCAAAAAGCTTGGGATGATATAGATGTACCTCAATGTGGGTATTGCCAGGCAGGTCAGATCATGACAGCTGCTGCATTATTGAGTAAAACCCCCAAGCCTTCTGATAAAAAGATCATAGAGGCGATGGATGGTCATATCTGCCGGTGTGGCACTTACCATCGAATTTTAGATGCAGTGAAGACAGCTTCCCGCAACATGAAATAATAGTTATTCTTTTTTAATTATCGAATAAACAATAAAGATCAATGGCAACTTCAATTATAAAATCAACCAGCCGAAGGCAGTTTTTGAAAGCATCCACCCTCGCGACCGGTGGTTTATTTATCAGTTTCAATCTTTTCAGCAAAGGGTCATCTGGCAATATCAAAGCCACCGATGATCCTGATCTGATCAATTTTAATTCATATCTCTCTATTCACCCTGATGGCAGCGTGACCATATACTCTCCTAACCCTGAAGTAGGACAGGGTATCAAGACTTCTTTTCCAATGATCGTCGCAGAAGAACTGGATATGGACTGGTCCAAAATAAAAGTGGAGCAAGCTCCCTTGGACACCAAACGGTTTGAACGACAAGTGGCAGGAGGAAGTAGAAGTACTCCTCATTCCTGGAAGCGTCTTCGTGAGGCTGGGGCCACCGCAAGAAATGTACTGATGCAAGCCGCTGCAGCTCAATGGAGTGTGCCTATGGATCAGTTATCTACCACCCAGGGTTTTGTCTGG encodes:
- a CDS encoding (2Fe-2S)-binding protein, with amino-acid sequence MYKLDINGQKYSVDVAEDTPLLWVLRDHLDLTGTKYGCGIAKCGACTVHINGVASRSCVLPVSVLSNAKIITIEGLSANGDHPVQKAWDDIDVPQCGYCQAGQIMTAAALLSKTPKPSDKKIIEAMDGHICRCGTYHRILDAVKTASRNMK